The following is a genomic window from Hymenobacter monticola.
CGCCCTGTTCACCGAGCCCGTAACTGACACGCTCTGCAAGCTGCGCGCCGACCTCATTGTGGATGACCCGGCCCAGCCCTTTACCATCATCGACTTCAAAACCACCATGGCGCGCGACGCCGACCATTTCCTCTGGCAATGCTCGGCCTACGACTACGACCGGCAGGCCGCTTTCTACACCGATGCGCTGCGCGCCGAACGGTTTCTGCTGGTAGGGGTGCAGAAGGTGGAGCCCTTCGGCGTGTTCACCATCGAAGTAAGCGAGCAGATGCTGGCCGAAGGCCGCCAGAAATACCAGCGCCTGCTGCGCCTGCTGAAAGCACCCGCCTCCGCCCCCGCCTATCGGGCCGAGGCCGTGCAGGCCGCGGTTGATTCCCTGGGACTCGGGGCCGGGGAGTAGGGGGCGGGCAGTGGTGGCGTGAGGTATTCCGGAAGCCAGGTTCATGCTGTTCAAGTGCACTGGTTTTCTATTGACCTCCGGATACGTGCCCTGATGCTGGCACCAAGACAACTTGGGCAGATGCCATCAGT
Proteins encoded in this region:
- a CDS encoding PD-(D/E)XK nuclease-like domain-containing protein; this translates as MPTPSASRPDLLRLDYDTYRAMPAVANSDLSRLRDALDGRPPRAHSTSNDGALSFGTAFHTALLEPDDYVPGQPGLNDTLVWWLVDGVKMDARLNELLAVGRSEMSALFTEPVTDTLCKLRADLIVDDPAQPFTIIDFKTTMARDADHFLWQCSAYDYDRQAAFYTDALRAERFLLVGVQKVEPFGVFTIEVSEQMLAEGRQKYQRLLRLLKAPASAPAYRAEAVQAAVDSLGLGAGE